ggcgccgcaTCTGGCTGCGCGTCTTGGCGGCGGTATTGgacgcgcgcagctcggcgctcgccttccagcgcaggcgcgccggtAAACGCAGCAGATTgtgcgacgctgcgcggcggcgcaggtggcGGGGCAGCAGCTGCCACGCACGCGTGTtggtcgcctcgcgcgcgtgtTTCATCGCGCGAAAAAGCGTAATAATCtccgacgtgcgcgccttgatcgccgcatcgacgtcgagctggCCTGGgaccgaggtgctcggcgcaaTAGCACTAGCGCCGAtacgccgcgcctgcgcctggcgcgcgcgcttcggcggcacgctctccgccgcgtccgacgGGCGCTTGGCCATCGTCTTCGAAAATCGGGTGATCGGGTCTGCAACGCGGCGTTGCTTACAAAAAAAGCGGGGCGCTTTGACGCACGGGGTCTCGTACGTTGTGTACCGACCATGTTCAAGAACCTGCTCAACAAGGAAAAGAAGAAGATCGAGAAGGAGGTGCTTGGCTCGAGCGGAAAAGGCTCCGGCAAGCAAGGCAGTGGCCACGGCGGAcacagcggcggcggtgccggCCATGGTGGAGGCGGCCATggccacggcgcggcgggtgCCGGAGCGGGTGCGGGCGCTGGTGCTGGTGCGGCGGGTGTCGCGGGTGGTGCAGCGGCCTCGCGTCACGGCGCGGGCCATGGCGCGCATGCCGGCGGCAAGCCGGACATCACGACGTTTGACCTCGCGGGCCTGCCTGTGCACGTCTATGGTCTGAACAACCTGACGCCTGCCTCGCCGAACGGTGTGCCCGACGTCTGCATCAATGTGCACATGCACGGACGTACCGGCTCTGCGAAGAACGAGGAGTCCCTCGCCACCGAGCTGTACACCAACACTATgaacgagcgcgcggcgctcgcgcagtcGGCCCGTGCGCGCGACTTTTTGCTCGTGACCTTTGACTCGCGCAACCACGGCCAACGCAAGACGAACCCCCAGGGCCAGAAGTCGTGGAAGGAGGGCAACCCTACACATGGGTATGTACACttgctgacgcagcgtcGACATGTACGGCATGAtccgcggcacggcggccgATGTATCGTTTATCATCCAGATGCTGCCTGCTTATCTCTTCCCTAatgacgagcgccgcgtctcgATCTTTACCGTAACCGGTAAGAGTCTCGGCGGTCACTCGTCGTGGCAGGTGCTTGCACGTACGTATCGCAACTCACCCAGATGAGCCGCTGATTCGCATCGGCGTGTCGTTCATCGGGACGCCCGATTTCCAGAAGCTCGTGGCGATGCGTGCCAAGAAGTCGAACCTGTCCGATACACCGCCGACGGTCCccggctcgctgcgcgcgctgctgcagcgcgtggaCCCTGCTGCACAGCCCtaccgcgaggcgggccCGCAGAACCCCTTCTTTGGCAAGAAGATCtgcgcgtgcagcggcgcggacgacacgctcgtgcgcttCTCGTACTCGCAAGAGTTCCTGGAGAACCTCGTCGTGGCCCCTCCGGGCTCGGACGaggcacgccgcagccTCCAGGTGTATGTACAGCCGAACACGGGCCACACCGTGACCAGCGAGAGTACGTTTCTTGGCTCACCCAGTGCTCCGCATCGGTGCCCAGTGGCTCACGCAGTGGGCACTGCCTTATTAATTTGCCCCTCTCGTCATAGTTCGTCGGTTTGCAGAATTTTTCTTGGCAGCCTTTTCATTGGTGCATCCGATGCGGCGAAATCGACTGGGCAGCCCACGTGTTGATCTCTGGCCGTGCACGCGGCGAGATTAGCACACGACAAATTGTGTGAATCGAATTCTCATCGTCCACCATGCTTGTCCATCCTCGGATGTTGATCCAGCTATGGTTCGTGCTGCTCGGGCTGCTGATGCTCCCCGGCAGCCAGGCGAATCTACCTCCTCCAGCGCCGCTGCCCCCGCCCCCTCCGCCGCCGAATTCCAAGCCACTGCCCCAACCGATGCCGGTGAGCAAGCGTATTTTTAATTTGGGTGGGCTCGTAGTGAACGTGTACGGCCTCGATCTTTTGGCACCGGAGGTGAATGGAACGAAGCCCGACATTAGCGTCCTGATCCACATGCACGGCCGCTcgcactcggcgctcgacgaggagccgcTCGTGCAGATTCTCTTTGGCAACGTCCGCCAACACATGACCGACGACCCGGCGCGGTCCAAGAACGACTTTTTGCTCGCGACGTTTGACGCACCGGACCACGGCAACCGCACGACGATGAAGCAGGAGCAGGACGACTACTCCACCGGAAACAAGCAGTTTGGGTACGTTTTCTGGCTGACCTAGCATCGACCAATACGCCATGATCGGTACGCGCCATGATTAACGCAGTGGGTGATGCCAAGGATGCCTCGTTTTTGATTGATTTCCTGCCGTCGTACGTCTTTCCCaacggcgagcgccagaTCACGAACTGGACCATCTCTGGACGTAGCATGGGCGGCCACGCCGCGTGGCACGTCCTGGCCGGTACGTGGCATCTCTGACACAGACGACCCCCGTGTGGAGACGGGCGTTGTGTTTATCGGGTCGCCCGACTACTTCAAGTTGCTCGAAGGCCGTACGGCAGAGAACAAGATCCCGATGGAGCCCCCCTATGTCCCCAACACGTTCATGCAGACGCTGAACCGGACGAACCCGGCAAACAAGCCATATACCTCGTACAACCCCAAGCTCAATCCTTTCTGGGGTAAGCGCATCTTTGCCGGCAACGGTGCGGCGGATCCGCTGGTCCACTTTGCCTACTCATCCGAGTTCCTCTCGAACCTGGTCCTGGGCCCCAAGGGAGACGATGATGCCGAACAGTCGCTCGAGATTTATGTGCAGCCCGACGTGCCGCACACGGTGACGACCGAGAGTACGTTGCGATGCTAACCTAGTGCTTGAGCTTGCAGGTCGTTGGGTATATCGCTGGACGATTGCCAAGAAGCCtctgctgctgcagccCCCGCCAAAGATTCCCGCCGCAACCGAGGCACGGCCGCccacgagcgccgtggTGCAGACGAGCTATGCTCAGAAGCCTACTACGATTTAAACAGACAATATATAACAGGACATTACGCATTCAGCCAGTGCTGCACAAACGCAATCTGCGCCTTGTGGATCTCCTGGATCCGCGGCGGCTCCTTGGACGGGTCCGCGAGGCCGTCCGAGTCGCAGTGGTGCCAGCAGTTGGGGATCAGCTTAAACGGCcggtcgagcgtgtcgtcgCGGTTGCCGCCGTACGCGTACTCGTCGCTGTGCAGCGTCATGGGGCGCCACGGGTCGTACTGGCCGTCGAtcagcgcaaggcgcgaGGGGTGCAGGCCCATGTTGCCGATGCGGTTCACGACACTCACGTCGGGCCGCGCAGGGATCGT
The Malassezia japonica chromosome 2, complete sequence genome window above contains:
- a CDS encoding uncharacterized protein (SECRETED:SignalP(1-20); EggNog:ENOG503Q3UX) gives rise to the protein MLIQLWFVLLGLLMLPGSQANLPPPAPLPPPPPPPNSKPLPQPMPVSKRIFNLGGLVVNVYGLDLLAPEVNGTKPDISVLIHMHGRSHSALDEEPLVQILFGNVRQHMTDDPARSKNDFLLATFDAPDHGNRTTMKQEQDDYSTGNKQFGIDQYAMIVGDAKDASFLIDFLPSYVFPNGERQITNWTISGRSMGGHAAWHVLADDPRVETGVVFIGSPDYFKLLEGRTAENKIPMEPPYVPNTFMQTLNRTNPANKPYTSYNPKLNPFWGKRIFAGNGAADPLVHFAYSSEFLSNLVLGPKGDDDAEQSLEIYVQPDVPHTVTTEMLELAGRWVYRWTIAKKPLLLQPPPKIPAATEARPPTSAVVQTSYAQKPTTI
- a CDS encoding uncharacterized protein (EggNog:ENOG503Q3UX), whose product is MFKNLLNKEKKKIEKEVLGSSGKGSGKQGSGHGGHSGGGAGHGGGGHGHGAAGAGAGAGAGAGAAGVAGGAAASRHGAGHGAHAGGKPDITTFDLAGLPVHVYGLNNLTPASPNGVPDVCINVHMHGRTGSAKNEESLATELYTNTMNERAALAQSARARDFLLVTFDSRNHGQRKTNPQGQKSWKEGNPTHGVDMYGMIRGTAADVSFIIQMLPAYLFPNDERRVSIFTVTGKSLGGHSSWQVLAHEPLIRIGVSFIGTPDFQKLVAMRAKKSNLSDTPPTVPGSLRALLQRVDPAAQPYREAGPQNPFFGKKICACSGADDTLVRFSYSQEFLENLVVAPPGSDEARRSLQVYVQPNTGHTVTSEMLRIGAQWLTQWALPY